A stretch of Gossypium hirsutum isolate 1008001.06 chromosome A06, Gossypium_hirsutum_v2.1, whole genome shotgun sequence DNA encodes these proteins:
- the LOC121230508 gene encoding uncharacterized protein, which produces MQSSASKKSKNYHDHFTTSREYLGKERSSERTNPKSSSPLTTSVGSVGNLKPRCNAYNKLHFGEFRMRSGACFKCGSLNHFLKDCLERVEKDIEQTPKPKELLRLPTAREVEFSIDLVPGMTPISISPYRWAPAELKELKVQLQELIDRGFVQPKFSLWGAPILFVKKEDGSLRLCIDYR; this is translated from the exons ATGCAAtcatctgcttcaaagaaatcaaagaattatcATGACCATTTTACTACATCAAGGGAGTATTTGGGAAAGGAACGAAGTTCTGAACGCACCAACCCGAAGTCTTCGTCTCCCTTAACAACCAGTGTTGGGAGTGTTGGAAACCTCAAACCACGATGCAATGCCTATAATAAATTGCATTTTGGAGAGTTCCGGATGAGAAGTGGGGCTTGCTTTAAGTGTGGTTCTCTCAACCATTTTCTTAAAGATTGCTTGGAAAGGGTTGAGAAAGACATTGAACAGACCCCGAAGCCAA AAGAACTACTTCGTTTACCTACAGCTAGAGAGGTGGAATTTTCCATAGACCTTGTGCCGGGGATGACGCCAATATCTATATCACCATATAGATGGGCTCCTGctgaattgaaagagctgaaggtacagttgcaagagttgattgatagAGGATTTGTCCAACCCAAATTTTCACTATGGGGTGCACCgatattgtttgtaaagaaggaAGATGGATCATTGAGATTATGCATCGATTACAGATAG